The stretch of DNA GTAACGATCAGAATTTTTAAATAATGAATCTTTTACTGTAACATATCCTAAAGTATCAACAACTACAACGTCTTTAAAGAAACCACCTTTACCTGTAGCGTCAGTTGTAATACCAAAAGCTTTGTTTTTAGCAGCATCAATAACTGAAGTATCTTTACGAGAAACAATTGCAAATTTTTCACTTTCGATGAAAGCAACTAATTTATCAAATGAATCTGCAAATTCTTTGTATTTAGATTTGTATCCTAATTGAGCTTTTTTAAGGTCTAACATTTTTTTAACGGCAACCTCATAACGCTCACTTTTTGCTTTTTCAAACTCAATAGGTTTCATTACAGAACCATAGATTAAATAAGCAAGATAACCACACACTAACCATAAAATTAAAGATAAGAAAGGGCGTGCTTTTGCAGAAACAAATTTATCAATCAGTTTTACTAATGCAAAAACTATAACTACTAGTAATACAACAAAAATTGCAATTTTTAACATGTTTATTTAAAGTTTATTAGTTTAATAGGTACGCAAATCTACAATTTTTTTTTCTTCTTAAAAGAAATTCTTTTAAAAATCATCAGTATATTTGAAAAATATATACCTGCCAATTTTTAACCTTATGAATTCAAGCTTGTTTTACAAAACGTTACGTGAAAATTTTCCATTTGAGCCAACACTAAAACAAGATGTTTTTCTTCAAAAAATTTCAGAATTTGTAACCAATAATAATACATCTGAACTTTTTATCCTCAAAGGTTATGCCGGAACTGGTAAAACAACAATAATTTCTACGCTTGTTAATTACTTACAAAACGTAAAAAGAAAGTATATATTGTTAGCGCCAACAGGTAGAGCTGCAAAAGTAATTTCTAATTATTCGAGCAAACAAGCCTTTACAATTCATAAGAGAATTTATTTTCCTAAAAAAAGTAAATCAGGTGGTATTTCTTTTACATTACAGCAAAATAAATTTAAGAATACAGTTTTTATTGTTGATGAATCTTCAATGATTGCCGATTCTAATCAAGATTCTAAAATGTATCAGTATGGCTCTTTGTTAGACGATTTAATGTATTATGTAGATTCTGGCGAAAATTGCAAACTTATATTTATAGGTGATACAGCTCAGTTACCGCCAATAGGAATGGATGTTAGTCCAGCTTTAGATATCGATATGATGTCGCTTCATTTCGATAAAGAAGTTTACCATATAGAATTAGACGAAGTTATGCGTCAGGCTGAATCTTCAGGAATTTTATACAATGCAACACAATTAAGAGAATTGTTAAAGCAAAGTTATATTACCGATTTTCAATTTCGATTAAATCCATTTAAAGATATTGTTCGCTTACAAGATAGTTATGAAATTTTAGATGCGATTCACGATTCGTTCCGACAATATGGTGCAGATGAAACTACTTTCATAGTACGATCAAATAAAAGAGCAAATCAGTATAACCAACAAATTCGCGCTAAAATTTTAGATAGAGAAAGTGAGTTAGCTGTTGGCGATTTATTGATGGTTGTAAAGAATAATTATTTTTGGTTAAAAGAAACTTCAGAAGCTGGCTTTATTGCGAATGGTGATATTATTGAAGTACAACGCATTAAAAATATTGTAGAATTATATGGATTTAAATTTGCTACAGTAACCGTAAAAATGGTCGATTATCCCGATCAGCCTGCTTTTGAAACGGTTTTACTTCTAGATACTTTAACTAGTGAATCGCCTTCGTTAACTTATGACGAATCGAATATGTTATATAATGAAGTAATGAAAGATTTTGAAGATGAAAAACATCAATATCGTAAATTTTTAAAAGTAAAAAGTAGTCCTCATTTTAATGCACTTCAGGTAAAGTTTTCTTATGCAATGACTTGTCATAAATCGCAAGGTGGACAATGGCATACGGTTTTTATAGAACAACCTTATTTACCAAATGGCATCGATATAGATTATATAAGATGGTTGTATACCGCTGTAACTCGTGCCAAAGAGAAGTTGTATTTGATTGGTTTCAAAAATGATTTTTTTGAAGAGTAATTTTTTTGAAATATAATTCAGTTATTTGTTTTAAATTTAAAATATGAAAATTATCGCTGTAATTCCCGCGCGTTATGCATCTACACGATTTCCGGCTAAATTATTACAAGATTTAGGAGGAAAAACCGTAATTTTAAGAACATATGAAGCAGCTTTAGCTACAAATTTATTTGATGATGTTTTTGTAGTAACCGATTCTGATTTAATTTTTAATGAAATTGAATCGAATGGAGGTAAAGCTATTATGAGTATTAAAGAACATGAAAGCGGAAGCGATAGAATAGCAGAAGCTGTTGAAAATATGGATGTTGATGTTGTTATTAATGTTCAAGGAGACGAACCTTTTATAAATAAATCGGCTCTAAGTCAGTTGGTTGAAGTTTTTAAAAATGATGCCGACAAAAAAGTAGATTTAGCTTCGTTAATGTTTGAAATAAAAGATAATGAAGAAATTTCAAATCCAAATAATGTAAAGGTTATTATAGACCAACAAGGTTTTGCGTTATACTTTTCGCGTTCGGTAATTCCTTTTCCTAGAGAAGAAAATGCAGGAGTTCGTTATATGAAACACATTGGTATTTATGCTTTTAGAAAAACAGCTTTAATGGATTTTTATCGTTTACCAATGTTGAGTTTAGAAGCTTCTGAAAAATTAGAACAACTTCGCTATTTAGAATACGGAAAAAGAATTAGAATGATAGAAACTTCACATGGAAGTATAGGAATTGATACACCTGAAGATTTAGAAAAAGCAAGGTTATTATTAAAATCTTAAAAACATGACACAAGAAGAAATTAAAAATTTAATTGGTTATAAAGAAGATCGAGCACAAGTTTTAAAAAACAAAAAACAATCTTTGGTTGATTTAGAAGCTGAAATTTCTAAATCGAAGTTAAAACGAACAGTTCAAAGTGCATTTTATACAGTTAAATATTTTTTCTTGATGTTCTGTTTAATTCTTTCACTATTAATTGGAGTAGTAGGATTAATTTATCCCAACGCACTTTTTTTGAATTCTAGTAAATTTAAAAGTGATTTTGTAGATGATTACAAAAGTGAATATCAAAAAGAGACCAGTAAAAATTTAGAAATTAGTTTTAAAGAAATTCAAGGAAATTCTAAATTTACTAGTAAAACTTTAGAACAAAATATCGACAAGTCGGTTACTACAACAGCTGTTAAAAACTCACATTTTTATATTAGAGTTATAGCGTTTGTTTTTTTGTGTTTTGCCGGAATAATTTGGTATTTAATTAAAATGAATAACAAATTAAAAGAAAGTGATAAGGTAATTGAAAAAGTAATTAAAACCAATCAAGAAATAATCAAAGATTATGAATTGAGTATTGATGAAGAAAATAGAGAAATTTCTGATTTAAAACAAAAACTAAGCTAATTTCTTAATTGTAAAAAGTTCGTTATGAACTTCAACTTTTGGATACATTCTTACTGAATATTTTTCATCAAATCTACTTTTGTAGGCAGCGTTTCTACGTCTATCTTTGTAATCTAAAACCATAGTATTAAATAAGATAAACCCATTTACATTAAGTAAAAAGTTAACTCTTTGAATAAAGAAATCTTCAAATAAAAAGTTAGGCATTGTTGTATCTTGAAAGATGTCAATTATAATTAAATCGTACTTTTCTTTTGTTTTTAATACAAATTCAAAAGCATCATCAACTACAATATTTAAGTTTTCAATTTGGTCTAATTTAAAAAATGAATTAGCAATTTCAACCACATCTTTATCAATTTCAACTCCAGTAATTTTTCTTGTAAATTTCACTTCATCAACAAGTGTTTTAATAACACTTCCGCCAGCAACACCAAGTACTAAAACCGAATTAAAATTTTGAATTCGCGAATAACCAATATATTTTAAGCCTTTTCTTAAAATACGTTGTAAACTTCCATAAGAATAATTTGTGTTCTCAGAGTCTAAGACAAGTTGTCCATTATTCCATGTAACTTCCAGATTTTTACTTATTTGCGAAGTTTTTTTGTGAATATTAACGGGTAAGAAATAGCTTAAATATTTTTTAAACATTCAGTTTTAAGTTTGTAATCGTAAATATAATGTTATTTTTGATGAAATTTTAAGAATGAAAAAGTTTATTTACAAGCTTATATTTTTCAAAATATTTGGATGGAAAATCACAGGAACAATGTCACCTGAGGTTAAGAAAAGTATTCTTATGGTAGTACCACACACAAGTTGGTACGATTTTTTTCTTGGTCTTTTTACAAGAGGAATCATTGGATTACAAATGAATTTTGTAGCTAAAAAAGAGCTTTTTATTTTTCCCTTCGGTTATTACTTTAAATGGGTTGGAGGAGCGCCATTAGACAGAGGTAAAAATGAAAATAAAGTAGATGCTATTGCAAAAATATTTGAGGAAAAAGAAGAATTTAGGCTAGCAATAGCTCCAGAAGGAACGCGTAAAAAAGTAAATGAGTTAAAAACTGGGTTTTACTATATAGCATTAAAAGCTAATGTTCCCATTATTCCTGTAGCTTTTGATTACGGTAAAAAAGAAGTAAAATTATTCGATCCATTTTATCCTACAGGAGATAAAGATGCAGATTTTCAATACCTTATAAGTCTATTCAAAGGAGTTAAAGGAAAGTATTCTGAAAATTCTTTCGATTCTTTTTAAGGAGTATATTTTTTAAATTTTCCATTTTTGAAGAATATCACTATATAATCAATATCAGATTCAATTATTGTTTCTGATATTTTTTTTTCCGTAATAAGCTCATTAGTGATTTTTTCAATGGGAGTAGAAGTAGAAGCTTCAGAAACTTCACTAAATAGATCCTGTGAAAAATTATCATTAATTTTTAAATTCTCTCTTAACACATCATTTGAGTTTTTTTCAACTTCTTTAATTGCTTCAGTAATTTTCTTTTCACTTTTAGGAAATGTTCCAGTTCCATTTAATAGCCAATACAAATCTACTTCTTCAAATACTTCATCTACTTTTAAAATAAAATCTAAACTAGGCTTATTTCTACCAGAGAGTAGGTGAGACAAACTAGATCGTTGAACGCCTATTTTATCTGCAAATGTAGAAGCAGATAAACCATAAAATTCAAAGATAGCTTCGAGTCTTTTTATAAAATCATCAGTGTTTATCATTGTAAACTCAACAATTAAATTAATACTTTACAAATGTAAACAAAGAAGTTGAATTTACCAAAATTACAATTGTAAATAATAAAAATATAGTAAAGTATAGGTTTATGTAAAAGAATATAAATAACTGATTATAAATAATAATTAATATAAATATTTAGAAATTTACAATAGTATACATAAGAAATGCTTCTTAGTCTTTATGTCCTAAATAAAGTGTTTACAGCTGTAACATAAACAATGAAAATTACTGTTTACAATTGTAAAAAGAATCTTGTTTACATTTGTAATCTAAATAAAACACAATGAATTTACAGCAATTAGCCCAACAATATAAGTACTCAAATATTAGCGGAAGATATGTTACCAATATACAACTTGAACCATTTTTAGTATCTCTTTCTCCTAGTTTTAAAATAGATGTTATTGGTAAATCTGTAGAAAGTAAACCTATATATAGTGTAGCATTCGGAACAGGAAAAAAGAAGATTTTAATGTGGTCTCAAATGCACGGAAATGAATCGACAACCACAAAAGGGTTAATTGATTTTTTACATTTTTTAAATACAAATACAGTTTTATCTTCTACTTTCTTTGATGAATTTTCTGTTTTATGTATTCCAATTCTAAATCCTGATGGTGCAGAACGTTATACTAGAATAAATGCAAACTTAGTTGACTTAAATAGAGATGCAAAGGATATTACACAACCAGAAAGTAAGATATTAAGGCAAGTATATTTAGAATTTAAACCTGATTTTTGTTTTAATTTACACGATCAAAGAACAATTTTTGGTACTGAAGGTAAAGATTTACCTGCAACGATGTCTTTTTTAGCGCCAGCTTATAATGAGGAACGCGAATACAATGATTCTCGTTTAAAAGCTGTTCAGGTAATTAATAAGATTAACGATTATTTACAAAAAATAATTCCAAATCAGGTAGGAAGGTTTGATGATAGTTTCAATGATAATTGTATTGGTGACTATTTAATGACGCAAAATACACCAACTTTATTGTTTGAAGCGGGGCATTATCAAAATGATTATCAAAGAGATATTGTAAGAGAGTTTGTGTTTGTTTCGCTTTTTAGTGGAATGATAGGAGTGAATGAAATTTACGAAAACGATATAGTTAATAATGTTTTAGATAAATATTTGAATATTCCTCAAAATAAAAAGTATTTTTTTGATTTTTTGTATAAAAATGTCAATGTTTTTAAAGATGATATTGAAAAAATAATTACATTTGCAGCTCAATATGAAGAGGTTTTAGATGATGGAAAAGTCAAATTTGTAGCCAAAATTCAAGCTGTTGAACTTTCTTCAGAATACAAAGGGCACGTTGAATATGATGCCGAAAAGAAAAAATTTAACTCAGAATTTGGATTTTATCCGTTAATTTCAAAAAAAGCTGATTTTTCTTTAAATAAAATGTTAAATTTTTACAATGGTTTGCAATTATTTTAATACTTTTGCAGAATAATTTATAAAAAATAAATATAAGCACTATATGAGTAAGTTTCGTTTAGATGAAGTAGATCATCAAATTTTGGACATGTTAATTGATAACACTCGTGTACCATTTACAGATATTGCAAAAAAACTATTGATTTCTGCTGGTACAGTTCACGTACGTGTTAAAAAAATGGAAGATGCTGGTATTATCCAAGGTTCTTC from Flavobacterium haoranii encodes:
- a CDS encoding helix-turn-helix domain-containing protein, which gives rise to MINTDDFIKRLEAIFEFYGLSASTFADKIGVQRSSLSHLLSGRNKPSLDFILKVDEVFEEVDLYWLLNGTGTFPKSEKKITEAIKEVEKNSNDVLRENLKINDNFSQDLFSEVSEASTSTPIEKITNELITEKKISETIIESDIDYIVIFFKNGKFKKYTP
- a CDS encoding 1-acyl-sn-glycerol-3-phosphate acyltransferase is translated as MKKFIYKLIFFKIFGWKITGTMSPEVKKSILMVVPHTSWYDFFLGLFTRGIIGLQMNFVAKKELFIFPFGYYFKWVGGAPLDRGKNENKVDAIAKIFEEKEEFRLAIAPEGTRKKVNELKTGFYYIALKANVPIIPVAFDYGKKEVKLFDPFYPTGDKDADFQYLISLFKGVKGKYSENSFDSF
- a CDS encoding spermidine synthase; amino-acid sequence: MFKKYLSYFLPVNIHKKTSQISKNLEVTWNNGQLVLDSENTNYSYGSLQRILRKGLKYIGYSRIQNFNSVLVLGVAGGSVIKTLVDEVKFTRKITGVEIDKDVVEIANSFFKLDQIENLNIVVDDAFEFVLKTKEKYDLIIIDIFQDTTMPNFLFEDFFIQRVNFLLNVNGFILFNTMVLDYKDRRRNAAYKSRFDEKYSVRMYPKVEVHNELFTIKKLA
- a CDS encoding M14 family metallopeptidase, with amino-acid sequence MNLQQLAQQYKYSNISGRYVTNIQLEPFLVSLSPSFKIDVIGKSVESKPIYSVAFGTGKKKILMWSQMHGNESTTTKGLIDFLHFLNTNTVLSSTFFDEFSVLCIPILNPDGAERYTRINANLVDLNRDAKDITQPESKILRQVYLEFKPDFCFNLHDQRTIFGTEGKDLPATMSFLAPAYNEEREYNDSRLKAVQVINKINDYLQKIIPNQVGRFDDSFNDNCIGDYLMTQNTPTLLFEAGHYQNDYQRDIVREFVFVSLFSGMIGVNEIYENDIVNNVLDKYLNIPQNKKYFFDFLYKNVNVFKDDIEKIITFAAQYEEVLDDGKVKFVAKIQAVELSSEYKGHVEYDAEKKKFNSEFGFYPLISKKADFSLNKMLNFYNGLQLF
- the kdsB gene encoding 3-deoxy-manno-octulosonate cytidylyltransferase encodes the protein MKIIAVIPARYASTRFPAKLLQDLGGKTVILRTYEAALATNLFDDVFVVTDSDLIFNEIESNGGKAIMSIKEHESGSDRIAEAVENMDVDVVINVQGDEPFINKSALSQLVEVFKNDADKKVDLASLMFEIKDNEEISNPNNVKVIIDQQGFALYFSRSVIPFPREENAGVRYMKHIGIYAFRKTALMDFYRLPMLSLEASEKLEQLRYLEYGKRIRMIETSHGSIGIDTPEDLEKARLLLKS
- a CDS encoding ATP-dependent DNA helicase; the encoded protein is MNSSLFYKTLRENFPFEPTLKQDVFLQKISEFVTNNNTSELFILKGYAGTGKTTIISTLVNYLQNVKRKYILLAPTGRAAKVISNYSSKQAFTIHKRIYFPKKSKSGGISFTLQQNKFKNTVFIVDESSMIADSNQDSKMYQYGSLLDDLMYYVDSGENCKLIFIGDTAQLPPIGMDVSPALDIDMMSLHFDKEVYHIELDEVMRQAESSGILYNATQLRELLKQSYITDFQFRLNPFKDIVRLQDSYEILDAIHDSFRQYGADETTFIVRSNKRANQYNQQIRAKILDRESELAVGDLLMVVKNNYFWLKETSEAGFIANGDIIEVQRIKNIVELYGFKFATVTVKMVDYPDQPAFETVLLLDTLTSESPSLTYDESNMLYNEVMKDFEDEKHQYRKFLKVKSSPHFNALQVKFSYAMTCHKSQGGQWHTVFIEQPYLPNGIDIDYIRWLYTAVTRAKEKLYLIGFKNDFFEE